A window of Aquibium oceanicum genomic DNA:
ATGAGTCCCGACGCCGTGCGTGCCACCGAAGCCGCGATCTATCGGGGTCAGCGCGGCATAGACGCCGGCCTGGCCGACAAGCTCGGCACTGTCGATCTCGCTCTTGCGGATTTCGCCCGGGCGCTGGACCCGCCACGCCTCATTACGGGCGCATCGCAACGCGCCCGCGCTCATCAACCCTCAAGGAGAAAGACCGCAATGAAAGTAGAACCCGACCTCAACCCGGCTGCCGAAGACGCGGCTGTCGAGGAGACGAACGCGTCCGATCCGGAAACTCTCGGAACGCCGCAACCAGCGGCGCCCGCCGCGCCGCCGGAGGCAACGGAGGCGCAGACGGATCAAACGGCCGAGCGGCTGCGCGCCGAATATGCGGAGATCGCCGCCATCGCCGCCCAAGGCGCCCGGCTGGGGGTCGCCATCGACGCCGCCGACGCCATGGCGAAAGGGGTGGCGCCGCACGCGCTGCGAAGCTCCATCCTCGATGCCCTCGCGGCACGCGCCGAGGCCAGCACCGTCGTTGCCGTAGCGCCGTCACCGGCCGGCTCGCCGGCCTCGAACGGCGGCGAAAGCCCCATCGTGCGTCGTGCGCGTGAGCGCGCCTCGGCCAACCGCAGCTGACGACAAGGAGGATCATCATGACCGTTCTCACCATGTCGCCGACCCTCGGCGACCTGCTCAAATACGAGCTCAATGCGAGCTACTGCCGCGAGGCTGTGACCCTCAAGGCTGGCACGAACTACGCGCTCGGATCCGTGCTCGGCCGGATCACCGCGTCGGAGAAATACCGCCTGTCGCCGGACGCCGAGGTCGTCGGAGATGAGGGTGCAGAGGTCGCAACGGCCGTCCTGATCGAGGCGGTCGACGCGACGGCCGGCGACAGGACCGGCCTCGTGGTTGCCCGCGGCCCGGCGATCGTCTCCAAGGCGGCGCTCGCCTTCGACGCCTCCGTCGATGATGCGGCGAAGACGGCCGTCAAGCACGCCGAGCTGAGCTCTGCCGGCATCGTGCCACGCGACACCGCCTGATCCACGCTCGTCAGACCCAACCCGTCACCGGCTCCGAGGCGTCCGCCTTCGGGGCCTTTTTCATGCCCGTTCCATCCCAAGGAGACTCGACATCATGGTCGCCATGATCAATCCGTTCGACGCGGGCGGCTACTCGCTCGCCGAGATGACCCAGGCCATCAACATCCTGCCCAACGTCTACACCCGGCTCGGGCAGATGGGCCTGTTCCGCTTCGAGGGTGTCACCCAGCGCTCCGTCGTCATCGAGCAGGCGGAGGGCGTGCTCAACCTCCTGCCCACCGTGCCGCTCGGCGGTCCCGCCACCGTCGCCAATCGCGACACGCGCTCCATGCGCTCCTTCACGGTGCCGTGGATTCCCCACGACGACGTGATCACGCCCCAGGACATCCAGGGCGTGCGCGGCTTCGGTGTCGCCGACGCCGCCGACCCGCTGGCCACCGTCATGGAGCGCAAGCTCACCCGCATGCGGGTCAAGCACGCCCAGACGCGCGAGTACATGGAGGTCAATGCGCTGCGCGGCATCGTCAAGGATGGCGCCGGCACCACGCTCTACAACTACTTCACCGAGTTCGGGCTGGCGCAGCTCGAAACCGACTTCGTGCTCGGCACCGCCGGCACGCAGGTCCAGGGCAAGGTGCGCGACGTGCTCCGCAAGGTCGAGACCGAGCTCAAGGGCGAGACCATGACCGGCGTGCTGGCGATGGTGAGCCCTGAGTTCTTCGACAAGCTGATCGGCCACGCCAAGGTCGAGGAGGCCTACAAGTACTATTCCTCGACCGGGGCGCAGCCGCTGCGCGAGGACACCCGCCGCCGCTTTCCCTTCGCCGGCATCCTGTTCGAGGAGTACAACGCCACCGTCACGCTCTCGACCGGCGCGACGGAAACCCTGATCCCATCCGGCGAAGGCATCGCCTTCCCGCTCGGCACGCTCGACACCTTCGTCACCCACGGCGCGCCGGCTAACCTGATCGAGACGGTCAACACAGTGGGCCTGCCGATCTACGCGCGGCAGATCGCCCGACCCGACGGCAGCGCCATCGAGGTCAAGACCGAGGCATCGATCCTGCCGATCAACAAGCGGCCGCGTCTCGCCGTGCGCATCTTCTCCAGCAACTGAGCATGAGCATCTTCGCAGAGGCGATCGACGACCTCTTCGCCGATCCCAATCTCGCGCGGGATGCCATCTGGCGGGCAGGCGGCACGGGCGCGCCGGTGACCGTCCGGATTGTCTTGCGACAGCCGGATCGTGTCGAGAGCTTCGGCGAGACGCGCATCTGGAGCGAAAGCGTCATTGGTGATGTACGAACGCGCGACGCCCCGAACCTGGCGGAAGCCGATGCCTTCGAAATCGACGGCGCGAACTACGTCGTCCAGAGAGAGCCCGTGCGCGACAGCGAACGCCTTGTCTGGAGCGTGGAGCTGAGACCGGTATGAGGCTGTCCGCGACCATCATCGGTGACCTTGGTCGCATCATGGCCGAGGAGGTCAAGGCGGCCGAAGAGGCTGTCACGGCCGGTGTCGGTGAGGCGGCGGAGGGACTCAAGACCGAGCTCAGGACGCAGATCACCAATGCGGGGCTCGGCCCTCGGCTGGCCCGTACCTGGCGGTCCGAGACCTTCCCCAAGGGCCAGAACAGCATCCGGGCGGCGGGGCTCGTCTGGTCGAAGGCGCCCGGCATCATTCGCATTTACGAAGACGGCGCGACCATCCGGTCGACCAAGGGTTTCTTCCTGGCCATTCCGACCGCTGCTGCCGGACGCTTCGGCGACGGTGGCCGCAAGATTACGCCCGGCGGATGGGAACGGCGTACCGGGCAGCGGCTGCGCTTCGTCTACCGGCGCAACGCTGCGTCTCTGCTCGTCGCCGACAACATGCGGGTGCGAACAGGCAAGCGGGGCGGATACGCCAGAGCCAGTGCCGCCGCTGTGCGGAGCGGGCGCGGCTTGGTGACCGTGCCGATCTTCATTCTGGTGCCGCAGGTGACATTCAGGAAGCGGCTCGATGTCGCCTCCGCCGCGAACAGTTGGCAGGAGCGGCTGCCCGGCTTGGTCGTCCGCAACTGGGTCGACGGGCGGTAGCCCCGTCTTCGCCTTCTTCGCATCCCGGTGCATGTGCGCGCCGCATTCTGTGCGGCGAAATCACCTGCATTACCCGCAAGCCTGAGGAGAACCAGTGTCCAGCCGCCGTGAAGCCATCCTCGGAGCCCTCTTCCAGACGCTCGACAACACGTTGGACGCGAACGTGCGTCGCAATGAAGTGCTGCCCGAGAAGGTGCCGGCATCCGGTCTCGTCATCCTGCGCGACGGCGATCCGGGCGAGCCAGACGTGACGCTCAATCCGCGCACGGAGTTCTATGCGCACCGGGTCGAGATCGAGGTCTATGCGCCCCGCGATCCGACGGGCGGAGGCGAAGCGGCGCTCGACACGCTGCTCGGATCCATCGGAATGGCGCTCAGAATCGATCCCTCTCTCGGCGGAGTCGCCGAGAATCTGACGCCTTCGGCGCCCGAAACCGGGGCGCTGGGAATCGAGGGCGCGGCCCCGGTCCTGACCGCCCGCCTCACCATCACGATCGAATACCTGGTGAGCGATCCGCTCACCTCATGATCAACACCGCTACCTAAGGAGTCCGATATGGCCAAGGTGCGCGCTTACGGCGCGGACGCCACGCTCAAGGCTTGCCGGGAGGCAAGCTATGGGGTCGCGCCGCTTACCGGCTATCGAAGCCTCGACTTCAAATCGACCGATCTCTCCTCGGCCCAGCCGCTCGGGGACGACCCGCTGCTCGGGCGCGGGCGCAACGCGCAGGATCCCTATCGCGGCCTCATCACCGATGAGGGGCAGATCGATATCCCGTTCGACCTGCGTGGCACCGGCTACTGGCTGACCGGCCTGTTCGGCGACCCCGTGACGACGGCGACGAACGCCTCCGGCTCGATCGCCTTCACAGCCAATCCGTCGCCCGGCGACACCATCACGCTCAACAGCACGGTCTGGACCTTCGTCTCCGGTACGCCATCGGGCAACGAGACCGAGATCCAGGCGACCGTGACGCAGACCGTCGATCAGCTGGTCGACGATCTCAACGCCTCGGCCGATGTCGAGGTGGCGAAATGCACCTATTCCCGGCCGACGAGCACCCAGACGCTCGTGATCGTGTTCGACACGGCCGGCCCGACTGGCAACAGCTTCACCCTTGCAGCATCGGCGGCGAGCGTGTCCGGCCCGACGCTGACCGGTGGCGGCTATGCCCATGTCTGGGAAAGCGGCGCCGACGACATTCCGAGCTACACGATCGAGATTGGGCACCCGAAGCTCACCACGCCCGTCTTCTTCCGCCATCTCGGCACGGTGATGGAGAGCCTCAATTTCGAGATGGGCCAGGAGGGGCCAGCCAACGCCCGTCTGCAGCTGGTGGCGCAGGGCGAGGAACGCTTCGCGGCTACGGTCGACGGCAGTCCGGACGCCTTCTCGCTGCGCCGCTTCAGCCAGGGACGCGGCTTCATCCGGCGTGGTGGCCAGCCGCTCGCGGGCGTCACCGGCGGCAGTCTGACTTTCTCGAACAATCTCGAACGGGTGCGGGTGATCCGCGAGGACGGCAAGATCGAGGCGGCCGATCCGACCTTCGCGTCCGCCGAAGGCTCGATGTCGGTGCGCTTCGACGGCGCGACGCTGGTGGCCGAGGCCGCCAATGGCGATCCCGTCGCACTGGATTACGGCTTCACCTTCCCCGAGGGCTATGCGCTCCGGTTCGAGCTGCCGCGCGTCTTCCTGCCCAAACCCAAATACGCCGTCTCCGGCCCCGGCGGGGTCGAGGCGAGCTTCGACTGGCGCGCCGCCTTCGACGACAGCGAGGGCACCATGCTGCGCGCGCATCTCCTGAACGACGTCACCAGCTACACGTGAGGCTTAATCCATGATCCGTCTCGATCTCTCCCGCGAGCCGCGCTGGCTCGATCTCGGCTACGGCGTGCGCCTGCGCGTGGGGCCACTGACCACCGCACTCATGGCTGCCGCGCGCAGCGATCCGACCGTGACCAGCCTGCCCGAAGGCGCTTCGAACGAAACCATCGCGGTTGTCATGGCCAAGGCGCTGGCGCGGCTCGTGGTCGAAGACTGGGAGGGCGTCGGCGATGCAGACGGCAACCCCGTGCCGGTCACGCCGGAGGGGATCGACGCGCTGCTCGACATCCTGCCGCTCTTCGAAGCCTTCCAGCTGCGCTACGTCTCGAAGGGTCTGCTGCTGGAAGCGGAAAAAAACGGCTCCGCGCCCTTGCCGAATGGCATTTCAGCGGGGGCGAGCAGTATTGCCGATCCTGCCATGTCAGCACAGGGCGCACCTGCGGCGAGTGCCCATCCGTCCTGAACCGCCCCGTCACGATCGAGGGCTTTCAGGTCTGGGATCTCGCCTTGCGGCTCACCGGACAGCTGCGCGTCGTTCCTGGCGCGGTCCTGGGGCTCGATATGACCGCCGCCCTCGCGATCGCTGAGGCCCTCGGGCTCAACACACTCATCTGCGCTGAGCTCTTGCCGGACATCGAGGCAATGATGGTGCGCGGTCTCAATGCGCAAATGAAGGCTGAACAGGATGGCTGAGAAAAGGGTGTCCGTGCGCCTTGCCGTCGTCGGCGGCCGCGAGGTGCGCGCCGAGCTGCAGGGCATCGGCGATGCGGGTGAACAGGGCATGCGGCGCCTCTCCCGCGAAATGGATGCGGCGAACACGCGCGTCGCCGCCTTCTATCGCCGGGTTCAGATAGCAGCGGCTGCTGCTGCAGCAGCGTTTGCAGCGGGTGCGGCGGCGATGATCCGCTCCGGCCTGCAGGTGATCGACAACCAAGCCAAGCTCGCGGCTTCGCTCGGCACGACGGTCGAGAGTATCCAGGTGCTGGAGCGCGCCGGCGATCTGGCCGGCGTCTCCATGGGCGAGATCGAACAGGCGACTATCCAGCTGACCCGGCGCCTGAGCCAGGCAGCAGCCGGAACCGGAGCCGCGGTCGGCGCGCTCGAACGTCTCAAGCTGACCTCTCAGGAACTGCAGCGCCTTCCCCTCGACCAGCGCATCGCCGCCATCCAGGAGGCTCTTGCCCGCTACGTGCCTGAGGCCGAGCGTGCGGCGGTTGCCTCCCAGCTCTTCGGCGATCGCGCCGCGCTCACCTTCCTGCGCATCGACACGGCGACGCTCAGGACGGCGACGCAGGACGTGAGGGACTTCGGGGTGGTGGTGTCGCAACAGGACGCGGCGCAGATCGAGCGCACCAATGACGCCATCTCTCGCCTCGGTCTGATCTGGCGCGGCCTGTCCAACCAGCTGGCTGTCGCCGCGGCCCCGGCGCTCGAAGCTGTCGCCAACGCGCTGGCGGCAATCTCACGCACGACCGGTCCGCTCGGGCAGGCCATTCGGCTGCTGTTCGACAATCTCGGACGGCTGGCCTCGATTGCCGCCGCTTTCGTCGGGCTGATGGCCGGGCGCTTTGTCGCCAGCATGGTGGTGGCTGCGGTGTCGGTCCGTGGTCTTGCCACCGCGCTGGTCTTCCTGCGCGGCGCGATCATTCGCACCGGCATCGGCGCGCTGGTCGTCGCGGCGGGCGAGCTGATCTATCAGTTCGGGCGGCTGGTGCAGGCCACGGGCGGCTTCGGCGCGGCGCTCAATCTGCTCG
This region includes:
- a CDS encoding head decoration protein, with translation MTVLTMSPTLGDLLKYELNASYCREAVTLKAGTNYALGSVLGRITASEKYRLSPDAEVVGDEGAEVATAVLIEAVDATAGDRTGLVVARGPAIVSKAALAFDASVDDAAKTAVKHAELSSAGIVPRDTA
- a CDS encoding major capsid protein; this encodes MVAMINPFDAGGYSLAEMTQAINILPNVYTRLGQMGLFRFEGVTQRSVVIEQAEGVLNLLPTVPLGGPATVANRDTRSMRSFTVPWIPHDDVITPQDIQGVRGFGVADAADPLATVMERKLTRMRVKHAQTREYMEVNALRGIVKDGAGTTLYNYFTEFGLAQLETDFVLGTAGTQVQGKVRDVLRKVETELKGETMTGVLAMVSPEFFDKLIGHAKVEEAYKYYSSTGAQPLREDTRRRFPFAGILFEEYNATVTLSTGATETLIPSGEGIAFPLGTLDTFVTHGAPANLIETVNTVGLPIYARQIARPDGSAIEVKTEASILPINKRPRLAVRIFSSN
- a CDS encoding head-tail joining protein codes for the protein MSIFAEAIDDLFADPNLARDAIWRAGGTGAPVTVRIVLRQPDRVESFGETRIWSESVIGDVRTRDAPNLAEADAFEIDGANYVVQREPVRDSERLVWSVELRPV
- a CDS encoding DUF6441 family protein, which encodes MRLSATIIGDLGRIMAEEVKAAEEAVTAGVGEAAEGLKTELRTQITNAGLGPRLARTWRSETFPKGQNSIRAAGLVWSKAPGIIRIYEDGATIRSTKGFFLAIPTAAAGRFGDGGRKITPGGWERRTGQRLRFVYRRNAASLLVADNMRVRTGKRGGYARASAAAVRSGRGLVTVPIFILVPQVTFRKRLDVASAANSWQERLPGLVVRNWVDGR
- a CDS encoding phage tail tube protein, which codes for MAKVRAYGADATLKACREASYGVAPLTGYRSLDFKSTDLSSAQPLGDDPLLGRGRNAQDPYRGLITDEGQIDIPFDLRGTGYWLTGLFGDPVTTATNASGSIAFTANPSPGDTITLNSTVWTFVSGTPSGNETEIQATVTQTVDQLVDDLNASADVEVAKCTYSRPTSTQTLVIVFDTAGPTGNSFTLAASAASVSGPTLTGGGYAHVWESGADDIPSYTIEIGHPKLTTPVFFRHLGTVMESLNFEMGQEGPANARLQLVAQGEERFAATVDGSPDAFSLRRFSQGRGFIRRGGQPLAGVTGGSLTFSNNLERVRVIREDGKIEAADPTFASAEGSMSVRFDGATLVAEAANGDPVALDYGFTFPEGYALRFELPRVFLPKPKYAVSGPGGVEASFDWRAAFDDSEGTMLRAHLLNDVTSYT
- a CDS encoding DUF7697 family protein, with amino-acid sequence MRLTGQLRVVPGAVLGLDMTAALAIAEALGLNTLICAELLPDIEAMMVRGLNAQMKAEQDG